Part of the Gramella sp. Hel_I_59 genome, CTCCACGTACCGTGTCATTAGGATTAGAAATTGGATTATAAAATAAAAATATGAAAAGAATAAAAGTTTTATTAGGAGCATTCGTTGGTCTTATACTATTTAGCTGTAGTGACGCGATTGAAATTGATCAGCCTGGTAGGCTGGATGCCGATGCGGCATTTGAAACGGTAGATGATCTGGAATCAGGTTTATTTGGAGTTTACAATAATATTAACTTAGCACCAGAGATTGCCTTTAACGCTATTTTTACAGATGAATTAGCTATAGGTTTCGATAATGGTGGACAGGGTATCCAGGATTATGGTTTTAACCTGAACGCAGGTAGTGCAGCTTCTGCTAATTTCTGGATCAGGAATTATGGCTTAATAAATTCTGCAAATAGATTGATAGATGCAGCTCTAGCTCTTGAGCCAGCTGCCAGTGAGGAATCTAGATATAATGATATACTTGGGCAAGCTTATGCTATCAGAGCATTTGGTCATTTCCAACTACAATCGTACTATACTACAGATTATACTGATGACAGTGCTTTGGGAGTTATCTTAGTAGATTTTGTTCCTACTATTGATCAACAATTACTTAGAAATACCAACGGTGAAGTTTTTGGACTGATTGAATCTGATTTGGATCAGGCTGAAAGTCTACTTAATACTGAAAGTTCAGCTACTTTCATAAGTCAGGATTTCGTTACTGCTATGAGAGCTAGGATGGCTGCATACCGTCAAAATTATGCGGTAGCTGAAGCTAATGCTTCTGAATTGCTTGATAAGTATGGTCTTGCAGATAAAGATGAGTACCAGGGTATTTTCAATGATAGTGACAATGCAGAAATTATTTTCAAGTTAGAAAGAACAATTGGTGATTCTTATGATGTTCAAGGTCCTACAGGAACTGTGGCTACTGCTGGATGGATTGGAGCTAGGTTTGCATTCGTTGGACCGGGATACGATGGTTCGCCGTATTTTGAAGCTGGAAGATCACTTTTTAATTTGGTGGACGAAGAAGACGTTAGATTTGAAGTGCTATTCGATTCTACCTCGGTAATTGATCCAAATTATGCAGCTATGGCTGGTGGACAAACCAACGACGTTCTAGTTGTAAATAAATATGCTGGTTCGGAAGGCCGTCCTTTGATGAACGATCTTAAAGTTTTTAGAAGTTCTGAGATGCTACTTATTCTTGCTGAAGCTTATGCAGCACAAGGTAATTTTAATGGCGATTCAAATTCTACTGCTTCTCTTATTAAAAGATTGAGAGATGCTAGATACGGTACAGATACTATTCTTCCATCATATGATGATATGCAAGGTGCGTTTGCTGATATCCTTGAAGAAAGGCGAGTTGAGTTGGCTTTTGAAGGACATAGATGGAAAGATCTAAAACGTTTGGGTGAAAGAGCAAACAGAGGTGTGTTGAAAGATCCGGTAGATTGCGCATTTAATGGTGCATGTACTTTATCACCAACGGACTATAGATTTACTCTGCCATTACCTATTGTAGAGTTCCAGGCTAATCCAGGATTAAGAGATCAGCAAAACCCAGGTTACTAATTTTAACATATATCAAAATGAAAAAGCTTTTATATAAATTACCTGTCCTATTACTGTTGTTAGCAACAGTAATAGGATGTGAAGAGGATAAAGTGATTTACGACGTGGATAACGGGCAATCTTTTGCTGGTTTTCAAAGTACCGCAAATCCTCTGGTTTTCAACCCTGTAGCTGATACTGAAAACCGTTACACAGTGGCTGTTTCTACAAG contains:
- a CDS encoding RagB/SusD family nutrient uptake outer membrane protein — translated: MKRIKVLLGAFVGLILFSCSDAIEIDQPGRLDADAAFETVDDLESGLFGVYNNINLAPEIAFNAIFTDELAIGFDNGGQGIQDYGFNLNAGSAASANFWIRNYGLINSANRLIDAALALEPAASEESRYNDILGQAYAIRAFGHFQLQSYYTTDYTDDSALGVILVDFVPTIDQQLLRNTNGEVFGLIESDLDQAESLLNTESSATFISQDFVTAMRARMAAYRQNYAVAEANASELLDKYGLADKDEYQGIFNDSDNAEIIFKLERTIGDSYDVQGPTGTVATAGWIGARFAFVGPGYDGSPYFEAGRSLFNLVDEEDVRFEVLFDSTSVIDPNYAAMAGGQTNDVLVVNKYAGSEGRPLMNDLKVFRSSEMLLILAEAYAAQGNFNGDSNSTASLIKRLRDARYGTDTILPSYDDMQGAFADILEERRVELAFEGHRWKDLKRLGERANRGVLKDPVDCAFNGACTLSPTDYRFTLPLPIVEFQANPGLRDQQNPGY